TCTGAAATTTTGTGACAATATCCTGGGTAATTCCTGTACCCTTACAAAAAGAAACCCTTTTGGTTCTAGgaaattatggtttttttttgataatttcttcccatttcttctctctttcctgaaGCTACTTTTGGGTGTTGCAGCTCCTAAATTGGTACTCTAGTTTTCTTATCATTTCTTCTATGatctatctctttttctttctgcttcactTTCTGAGCGAATGCTTCAACTTTGTCTTTCCTTGCTTCTGCtaaatttctcatatttttaatttttaagagtagttttcttttctctgaatgtTCCTGTTTGAAgacattctgtttttgttttatgaaagCAGTATCTTTTCTCTCTGATGATACTAAAGAGAAGTTTGtgcattttcttcttcttgtgtAACCTCTGTTTCTTTCAACTTTCCTTTTGCTGTTTGTTATTTTGGATTCTAACACCTATTTTAGCGGCTTTTCTCAAATGCCTGGTTTTCTTGGTTGCTCATTTTTAAGAGTGGCTTACTAAGAAGACTATTGAAAGCTCTAAGTTTGTTGGTGGGGCTGGTGGAATTGTAGGAATCTCTGTAAGGATAGTAGCTGGGCTGTTACATTGGAAAAATCTGTCAGTAGCATTAAGTCTTTTTTGTAGGGATAGTCAGATGCCCCTGTGAAGGCTCTTCCAATATCTATCAGATGCCCCTGTGAAGGCTCTTCCAATATCTACCTAGAGAGGTAGCATGTGCCACCAGCATTCTGGGAGCTGAGTTTGGGAAAAGGGATGGGGATTTCAGCatctataaataaatgtttattcagcCCTTTTGCTTCAGTATGGTGCCCTCCCTCCTAGCTGGGCCTCCATCTCTAGTCCAGGGACCTTCTTCAGAGAACAAGCCTTCCGTCTCCTGCTGGGATGGACAGGGTGCATCCACCCATCTCTATGGAGGGAGCTGGGGAGAGGTTCTCAGGATCTAACTCATAAGCAACTTAGCACTATTTATTTAGACCtacctttacacacacacacacacatgcatacacacacgcatgcacacacacacgtgcacacacatgcttgcacacatgcacacatgaacatgcacacacatgtgcacacacacatgcacacacacacacctgtattcTAGAGGTAACCACTGCCACCAATTCTTGTGACTTTGGGATTCTCTGGCGTTAGTTGGATTGATTCTTGGCCTCCTTCAATACTGGTTTAGCATTCAGCTTTCCTCGGGTCTTTTAATTCATTATCACTCTCCACAACTCACCCAAACCTTCCCGTCGGGCTTTGAGAGATTAATATGTCATCAGtatgtcaaataaaaaattagctggatgcggtggctcatggctctattcccagctactcaggaggctgaggtgagaggatcgcttgagcccagaaggtctagactgcaatgagccgtgatggcacccctgcgctccagcctggcaacagagggagaccctggctcaaaaaacaaaacaaaatataacaaaaataatcccaaccaaacagaacaacaacaaagaatcagAGAAGGCTCAGGGGAGGGACTACTGGAAGTGGCCCAAGTAAAGACAGGTGACTGGAGGCTTCTGCATAAGGGATGGCAATTTAAGCCTACACATTTACCATTGCTCCCACCTGAAATGATAGCGAAGGAATTGTTTttaaggcaaaacaaacaaacaaataaacaaacaaaaaactcccagGAAAGAAAGATGGGAGGAGAGAGGTAGCTCACATTAGGCAGTTATGAAGAATATAGTAATAAaggtcaggccaggcatggtggcccacgcctgtaatcccagcactttgggaggctgaggcaggaggatcacatgagccttggagctcaagaccatcctgggcaacaaagtgaaacctagtctctactaaaaataattttttaaaagttagctgggtgtggcggcagctgtggtcccagctactcaggaggctgaggtgggatgattgcttgagcccaggagtttggggctgcagtgagacatgactgtgcactgcactccagcctaacagcaagatcctgtctaaaaaaaaaaaaaaaaggaaaaaaagacaagaaatcagGGTGCTGTTGCATGGGAAGTCTGAGCTTCTCATGGGTGGCTAAAGTGAACAGGGCTGAGAGACTTGAAGGGATTAGTCTTCATGGCCTATTTCAGTGGAAGGTGAGTCAAATGTCCAGGCTAGATGTTTGGCTAGGGCCCAGGATAGTTGACATTACGGAGTCTCTGGGCCATGGTTCTGTCTTGTAGTAGGAGCAAGCTTACTCCAGCAGGCACTTCGGTTTCTGGAATCGCCAACCTCTGCTGAAGCCCTCAGTTGGTGGGGCCTTTTGGGGATGGGAGATGTCCCTGGTACAAGTACATGGAGCTTCCTCAAGGAGCTCTGACAAGGGCAATTGTTGGGCCCCAGGAGAAAGTCGTATTGAGCAGATGGGCCCTCTACCCAGTGCACACAGAAGCCAATACTATGGCATGGgcttttgggaaaaaataaaaggctttaCTGCAAGGCGGACCAGCAAGGAAACAGGAGGGAGGCTGAAATCTATTTCCTCCACTGGGGGTCTGGGGCAAGTTTTAAGGGCTCATGGGCCATGGAAAATGACTTAGGAATAGTTGGCTTGGCAGGGTCTTACTGGAGGGTTTCACATTTGACTGTTTATAGTAAGGTATGTTGAGGCAGATTTTACCCCTGATCTTTGGGGCCAATGGACTCCTTGCATCTGAAATAGTTCCAGCATTCAGGTTCTGGTCATGTCCTAGTCTTCTGGTTCTGCTGGAAGAACTTATTGGTTCTGGGTGTCATTAGGGGTCAACGCCTTTCCTATTGCTCGGGCTACATGACTTGCAGTTTCTGGCTGTGTTATACCTATATAGTAACTCGACAGAGTAGGCCCAGTTTGGCCTGGTCCTATGGTTAGAAGAGAGGAAGTACTTATGTGCGCTTGAAGCAGCTGTTGGGTACATGGTCACTGCACATCTACACAAAAGTACAGgtaccaggccgggcacagtggctcatgcctgtaatcccagcactttgggaggccgaggcgggtggatcacctcacgtctggagtttgagaccagcctggccaacatggtgaaaccccgtcactactaaaaatacaaaagttagccaggcatggtgacactcgcctgtaatcccagctactcaggaggttaaggcaggagaatcacttgaacccgggaggtggaggttacagtgagctgagatcttgccattgcactccagccgaggtgacagagagagactccatctcaaaaaaaaaaaaaaaaagatagaaaaaaaagtacagataACAGCTCACAGCATTACACAAACGTCATTCATGTTTAATGCAATTGTTGCTGTCTTTACACCTAGTCCTCATGTTTGGAAATTATATTAacatacagcctgggcaatatagtgagacctcattttaacaaaaaattaaaaaatcagctaggcatggtggcatgtgcctgtagtcccagctacttgggaggctgaggtgggaggatcgcttgaacccaggaggtcaaggctgcagtgagccatgattgtgccactacactccagcgtgggtgacagagcaagactttgtctaaaaaaaaaaaaaacatcatatTAACATAAAATTCAATTTAATGAACTCAAAATTCATTATGATTGATAAGACTTTTGCCAGTAAGAGGTTTGGGGAAAGTAGAATGTTACGAAAATTCCAGATGGTGAGAAGCATCTGCGATCTCTTCCTGTTCTTCTTTTCCCCAGGACTGTCTTTCTGGCATGGCCAAATCAGTCACACATGCTCCATGACCCTGTGCCCATGCCCTTGAATGGAGATGTGGGTTGCTGCTGGCGCCAGGCCCCTGCCCGTCCCGTGGATGACACGCCTGACCCATGTCCCTTTGCGTCTGCCTGCTGACAGGACTGTGCTCACCAGCTTTGATAAAACCAAAGAGGGGAGAACAGCTTCTCATCACCTGCTGTAGAGGCAGCGTCTACGCAGGGTGGCCTCTGTCCTCTCCTTGGCTGTTGGCATTTTACACATCAGTGTCCTCATTTCCCCCACAAACCCAAGGGCGCCTGACACACCGTGTCACTAAGTGACTTCACCTGCGAAGAGAAGGGGAGCAGGGCCTGGTGCTGTGTTTTCTCTAACATTGAGGTTGACCTTTCAACACCAGAATACATTGTGGAAGGAAACAGTTTTCCCCATCCTCACACCtctggaaaagaggaagaaaacactACCAGTTAAATAAAAAGCTTCAAAAGGCATCGTAAATTCCCATAGCAGGATATTTAAAGAATGGTTTTAATGATCAGACTAAATAAGGCGACCTGACTCCATGCTGGAAAACTCACCAGGCTCAGGAGCTTTGTCATTATTACCTCATCTGAGAGCCACTTAACCCAGGCAGGCCTTGGACGTGCCTTGCTGGCTGATCTCACGCAGGAGAGATCGGTGCAGTGCAGGCAGGTGGTAGACTGGCCGTGCCTCCACGCAGGCCCTCCCTGGCCACCACTGTTCGGGATTCAGTTCTTGTTTCTGTTGTTACTCAGAGGGCATAGAGGAGACCCGTATACCCAGCGGCCAAGGCAGGGCCAAGGCAGTGGGTGAGCGCAGGtgtgttctttctttctgtccactCCTACTTGGAGGCATTTCTCTAGGGAAAAGGAGTTAGGGTTTCTCTGCAGCAAGCAACCCCCTTGCCCTTCCTCTCCATCATTTTGTGAGGGCAGGAGGATTCCTGATTCTGGCTCATGTGGTCCAAGTCCATTCAGAGATACAGGTGTGAACCAAGCCCCTGCCACCAACTTACTGTGTTAGTGAATAAATCACGAAGACTCTTTGGACAATTTGGGGACATTTAAGGGCCTTCCAGTTTCAATATTCTGTAATTTTGACAGCTCTCTGGCTGTCCATGGGTAATGCACAATTTTGCCTTTTATTGGCAGGAGCTGAGGATTTTATTGATTCTGTTGGGTCTGAGAAGAAAGGAGGCCCAGGCACTCATCTTCTCCTAATTAATTTTTCATGTTCCACAGCAGCGCTTCCTCCTACAGCCAGGAGAGGCTGAGCAGCGGCTTTGCCGATGCTTTCTGTTAGCATCAGATGTCAGCAGAACCGGCCCACCTCCTGGTCCTGCAGCCCCAGTGGGTGTCTAGGGAGGGAACACAGCTGTCCCTTCTCTCTTCTCAAAGACAGGTGGTAGGGCAGAATTGGGGGagtgggacagagagagagagagggagagagaaaggaagacagagaaagggagagggcgggagagaggaagagaggagagagagagagaatggcttgaataaTTGAATGAGAATTGTCTTCCCCAAggcagggcatggtagctcacgcctgtaatcccagcacttcgggaggctgagggaggtggatcacttgaggtcaggagttcgagagcagcctggccaacatggtgaaaccctgtctctacaaaaattagccgggtgtagtggtggtgcacgcctgtaatcccagccactcgggaggctgaggcaggagaatcgcttgaacctgggaggcagaggttgcagtgagctgagatggcgccattgcactccagcctgggcgacagagtgagactctgtctccaaaaaaaaaaaaaaaaaaaaaaaaaataataataataataattgtcttCCCTGAGATGAAAAGGATTGTTTCCCAACAGGGAAACCCTAGAGCCCAGATGGCCCGATGGCTTCCTCCGGGTCATAAACAGCACAGTTGCAGCATGAACTTCTGTTGCTTTTCTTCACTGAAGTAGAGCTGCTGCTGCCGTGAGTTAAGGCATCAACCAGTTTTGATCCTTCCAAATATTCACTGAAGATAGTGGCGTGCATCCCCAGGTGCTATCAGAGGACTGTTTTTCTCTTATCAGGGAAGTCCTGTGCGTCTTGTCCCACAGGGCTATGGAGATGTGGTTAGCACGGGACACACCCCCTTCATGCTTAGTTAAAGCACAATCACACTGCTgtggacttgctttgtctcatcCCCCATCAGGCTGTGAACACCCTGGAGAGAGGAAGTCTGTTTTGTTTGTCTGGCTCCCAGGACCCCATTGAGAGCCAGGAACCTAGGAGGTGCCCATTGAACAGTTGTTCAATGGATGAGAAATAAAGGAGCATAAATATGACCCTTGCTTTTATCTTCCTGGGGCATCCCAGGCTCCGGCATTTAGATCAAATGGTTACAGTCTATAGAAGTTAATTCTGTAGGACTGTGGTCTAGGAGCACAGGGCAGAGGCTCAGCCCAATGATCGCCCTTCAGTGTGTCAAATGCCATGTGCTTCGCTGCCAGGCTTTTGATGTGGCTGCTGAGGAAGTTTACGTTCAATCTCAAAATGCTCTCCTTAGGGAACATCTAATACGGTTtccttgagaaaataaattaatttctcaGGTTTGCCACTGGTAAGTGTCCCACTCACTGCCCGTTAGAAACCCTGCTTTCCAAACCTGTACTCCTCTTACTATGTCATCCTGACGCCCTGTTTAGTTGCTTCTCATAAGAATAGAAATGGTAGccggccctggtggctcacacccataatcccattgctttaggaggccaaggcaggaggatttcttgaggccaggagttcaaaaccatcttTGGCAACTTAACAAGACTCCAtcccttaacaacaacaacaacaatttatttatttatttatttatttatttatttatttatttatttagagatacgGACTTGCTacattggccacactggtcttgaactcctgacctcaagcgatcctcccatctcggtctcccaaagtggtaggattataggtgtgagccactgcacccagactaacaaaatatttttaaatcagctgggcatggtggctcacacctgtagtcccagctacttggaggctgagatgggatgactacttgagcccaggagttccaggatgcagtgagctatgatcatgccactgaaatccagcatgggtgacagagccagaccctgtcttaaaaagaaaaaaaaaaagaaaagaatagtaaGGGTGTTGGGGGAagagggatgaagagaggttggttatgggtacaaacatatagttagatagaagaaataagttcagaTGTTTGATAGCACACTAGGGTGATGATACTTAGCATCAATGTTATgcatatttcaaagtaactaaaagagaggatttgaagccaacacaaaaatgataagCACTCAAGGTGAGGGATTTCCcaattaccctgacttgatcattacacatcctTTGCATGGAGCAAACAGTCACATGTGCCTCGTAAATATGTAAATcattatacatcaataaaacgGGGAAAActagataataaaaaatagaaatggaagagATTAAAGAATAGAAATGGAAAAGCATGTGTGGTAAGTGAGTGGGAGGATGATACATTGAAGTGAGTTGCTTCAGAATGCAGGTGCTTATCTTTGTCATGTCCATTGGCTACCACGAATGACTTGAAGATGTcgtttttttttctggataggACAAAGGGAATGTAGGTGTATATTCTGGTATCTccccatttctttctcttatgtctGAGGTTTCTTGGTGAGTTTTGTTAAGTTCATTTGTGACATCCTTTTGGAAACAGAGCGTAAACTtgttctatctctctctcttctctccattcttgcccaggctgggactCTGTTCCCAGGGGTGATGGAAGACTGGCTCTTGAGCTGCGTCCTTGGTGGCTTTTCCTTCTTCATCTCATTGCCAGTGAGGAcactgaggaggagaaggaggtggggaggaggaaaaagaggaggaaaaggagaacacTAACCATGATCCACTGTCACCAAATGAGCATGCCAGTTTGCCATGCTGCACAGCTCCAGGAAGCACCGCTGTCCATGTGGTCAACATGGATGGATCCCTGCAGAGGTGTCCAGTGACAGCCTGCATGCCATGCGCAGCTCTGAAGTCAATAATCCTGGAAAAAGGGTCATTCCTTCCCAATAAACGACAGTGGGCTATCCCCCGCAGACACCCACAaaatttccctccttttccttccatGGAGGACTGGTGAAAATGTCATCATGGACCCGACCTGCATCTGGAGACCATCCCTCAGAGGTGCTGCAGAGCTTCTTTCTGCCCAGGCATTTACGGTGCATGAGAACTTGGAGAGGCGAGCTCACAAGGGAGTTGGGGTTTTGACTTGGCCATGACTACTCAGGCCAGGGTGAAAGCTGATACTTACTGAGTGCATTCTTTGATTAATCCTTCAATCCTCACAATCACCCCATGTCaccaggaggaaactgaggcaaagtcCACACAACTGGCACATCTGGTATGACTCTCTTTCTGTCACAGCAGTTTGCTGGGCACAGACCTGGAGCCAGATGCCCAGGTGAGTTAGTTCCAGTGGCTGCTTTCTCGTGGCACCTAGACCTCCATTCTCTCCCTCCATCACTGACCTGTTGCCGGTGCCTTCTTGGGACTCTCCCAAGGCCTTGCTGCTTTTCTCTCCTCCTGGGCTTTGACCAAGGCTTACCCATGTGGCCACACAGTTTCAGCAACTTGGGGGAAAATGATAGGAGGTTGAATCCCTTTCCCTTAGGAAGGGACGGAGGCTTCTCATGCTCCGTCTAGCAATCGTGTCTTTCTCAAAATGTACAACGTTATGTTCCACGAGAGACTCAACACACAGGTGCACAGGTGACACACAGGTGGCTTTTTGCCTATGGAGAAAGTGGAAGCGTCGGAGGAGCCACAGACAGGGAAGTGAGGGGTAGCAGGTGAGGGCGGTGTGATGTTTCCTCTCCTCTCAGCCAAGCTCGGTCGCTCCTTGCTCCAAGGGACAGACTGTGCTCCTGTGGGAAGCCTCTGACCTCACTCCAGTGAGAACAGCAAAGTGAGTGGAGGCAACCCAGCCGGCCTTCTGCCCACCACAGCTGCTTAGCTGGAGGATGAAATACACTTATTAGCCAAACCCGATGACGGGCcttcatttctgctttttaatcCCTCAGTAGTTCATAAATGTTCCTTTCTCTTTTGCAGCTTTGAACTACACACCTTTCTTTAAGGAATGTCAAATTAAACTTGAATACAAAAGAATATTTCTCACCATCATACCATGTAAGTTTTTATGTGTAATTTTATGGCTACGCTTTCTGACTAGATATTGGTATTATAATATTCCAAAGTGAAAAGCAAAAAAGAGTTATTGCCATTGAGATGTAAATATGAATAAACACCCTTTTTAGAATCTAGTGATTTTTGTCAGGCTTTTGGGAGTGCTTGCTTGTCATTTTATAATTGcaatgaaactgaaaaatagaCCTGAAATTATACAAAAATGCATCAAGGAGTGCCCTGCATCTATGTTCTCCTAGTTTTTGAAGGCAAATTCTCTATGAATAGGACTTATAGAGATTCTAATTGGTCTTACAATTGAGTTTCCGGTAATTGAACATACCTTTTAGTCTTCTTTAGTTCAAATCATCATTTCACATCTTCTTCGTTACAATTACTGGtgctagaaaataaaatgcaatacacTGTGATTTGTGTGTAGAATGCTGGTTAGTTCAGCTCTAAAGAGCAAGTAAAATGTTCTATGCACAGCTATCTCCTGGGCCTGCTCATaataggtattcagtaaatatttgttgaatgattaaatgaatgagCAAACGGATACAAGGATGCTGCTATGTAGCATTATGTAACTTGCTTagattgtatgtattttttactgTCTGTCTCCCCTCAGTGGGATGACGGCCTCTCGAGGGCAGACGTTTTCATGTGATTTGTTCACAGGTGTATCCCAGGCACGTAGTAGGATGACTGGCACActtggcaaatatttcttgaacaatTAACAAGTCTGAGGCTGTAGCCGGAGATTGCACTTTCTCATCTCAGCCAGATGGTTCTTAAATGTATATCTTCAGTCATAAAGGGAATTGGGAGAAATATTTTAGATGTGTTAAAGAATGAAAGCAGATTGCTTGCTGTTCCTGGTCTCTTTACACAAATGAGTCTGCCCACAAGAGCCCTCACTGGGGATGTGTGAAAGGTGACAGTCGACCTCAGCGTTTCTTTCTTAGGAATTCCTTCAGACCACCTTTAATTTGTCTGCTGTGCAGTTTCTCACCTTTTGTTTCTCACTTTTTGGTTCCTCACCATACTCCTCATGAAAACAGGGACTCAAGCGGATGTGTATACCCATGTTCGTTGTgtgctattcacagtagccaaaagatAGAAGCAACCCatagtgggtgaatggataaacaaaatgtggtacatgcatGCAATAGAGTATTattcaaactttattttattttattttattttatttttcaagtctaAGTGTTTAATTATTATTCACATATTTCACAGAAAAAAGAGGAATGTAGCAAATGGGTCGgggttgtagaaaaaaaaaatcctggatttTACGTGTCATTCTGTTTTCATCTGAGAGCAGGGCAGTCCCAACATCAGGCACAGCAGCTGCACTTTTCCAAAGCCCCTTTGCAGATGCATCCCTGGGCACACTTGGCACAGACCAGGGGGCAACAGGAGCAGCAGCTCTTCTTGCAGGAGGTGCATTTGCACTTTTTGCACTTGCAGGAGCCGGCGCAGGCGCAGGAGCCACCAGCGGCGCAGGAGCAGTTGGGGTCACTTGCAAGCCGAGGTGAGACTGGAGTTCCcaagtgagaagagaagaggcAGTGGAACATGTGGAGGGCATGGTGGATTTATTCAAACTTTAaacaggaaggaaattctgacacctgctacaacatggatggactttgaagacattatgctgagtgaaataggccagtcacaaaagggcaaatacgggccaggcatggtggctcacacctgtaatcccagcactttgggaggccaaggcaggtggatcacttgaggtcaggagttcaagaccagcctggccaacatgacaaaaccccgtctctactaaaaatacaaaaattagctgggcgtggtggcacatgcctgtagtcccagctactcgggaggctgaggcaggagaatcacttgaaccagagaggtggaggatgcagttagctgagattgcaacactgcactccagcctgggcaacagagcaaggttccatctcaaaaaaaaaaaaaaaagaggacaaatacaattccacttatgtgaggttCCTCGAGGAGTCAGATTCACGGAGACAAAAAATTGGATGGTGGGGGAAGAGGAGATTGGGGTGTTATTGTtgaatgggtacagagtttcagtttgtgaAGATGAAAAAGTCCTGAAGACATTGTTAATGATAAAACAACACTGTCAGTATACTTAATGCCATGAAACTGTACTctggttaaaatgataaaatttatgtCATGTATAATTTTACCATGATaattaataatctttaaaaaagacCCACCGATAATCACCCATTTGGGCTCTATGGTTCCACTCATGCCTTTGGCTTTGCCTTGAGGTCCTGTTTCTGGAGAAATCTTCAGGTGTGAATCTTGGCCTGCTTCGAGGACCCAGCTGTGCTCCTGACTCAGGTTTGAGTGGCACCTTCTCGTGTTCCATTTGTTCATCATCTTGAACCTAAAGCAAAGAATCCACTCTTAAATGTTGTCTTGGTTTAAGTCAGGGGCCAACACAGGAGGGTTCTTTATTACGGTTTTCAGTTAACCATTCAGCCTTATGCTTGGAGGAGAAGTTGAAGAGACTAATGGAAGCCGAAATGGCTGGGAACTATAGATTGTGATTATTGTACTACTAAGATGGTGTTGCAGCTAGGAAGGAAGTAAATAATTCAATAcgatacgtatgtatatatacacatcaaCTTTTGAGTCCATATATAAATGAGTAGGTGACTTCGGCACTTGCTTATGTATTATCCTAGAGCATATATGTTATGAAGgcagggattttttgtttttctcattattcCATTCCCACTGTGCGTGTTATGAATTAGGTGGTCAATCAACATTAGTTAAGTGGATGAATGAGTACCTTTTAcatacacatccacacacacacacacacacacacacacagacacacacacagagattgagagagagggagagtcaTTGCTGCTTCTGGCTTAGTGCCAAAAAGAGTTACATGTAGAGAAACTCAAATCTATTACAGCAGTTGGCTTGTGATAGGCTTTCTTTCCTGCCAAACCATAATTGTGTACTGTTGTAAATGACATCTCCTCCCATGCTTTGGAAACTTGTCTTCATTTCGGAATGGCTTATTGTCCAAGTTAATTCTcctcctgccttttctttctttttttttttttttgagatggagtttcactcttgttgcccaggctggagtgcaatagtgtgatcttggctcactgcaacctccgcctcccgggttcaagtgattctcctgcctcagcctccagagtagctgggactacaggcacctgccaccatgtccggcaagtttttgtatttttagtagagatgggtttcactatgttggtcaggctggtcttgaactagtgaccttaggcgatccacccgcctcagcctcccaaaaggctgggattacaggtgtgagccagtttACCTGGCCAACTCTCCCTGTCTATACTGTtttgcatattttcattttatgagcAGGTTGGAAGATGAATTTTAAGTGTGtttggaatacagaaaggatgaaacctctgaaattttctttgtacAATTTTTAATGCTCTAAAGTCTCATGGCAATTAAACAATTATTATTTAAGCAGGATATAAAAAGTTATGCAGAGCATGCATCTATTTAAGAcacataatataataattattggtGTTATTAATACCAGTTAGTACATAGCACCCAATATTTGTTAATCATTGTGTAATTAATTTTGTTAGTTTACTCTGGGTGATTCCTCTAAGGAATGTATGTGACTACATATTATTATTCCTCATAACATTCTTGGGAGCTAAATATTGTAGTTCAGAGGTAACAACATCCCAGATATTAACTGATTTGCCATACAAGAAAGGGACTAAACATTGAGGAACAATGGAAGATTATACGGTACAtgcattttctatttcaaattgCTCTGAAAAATGTATGCCTAGTCCGTTTTATCAAGTAAATgtgcagcattttttttctataattctaGCTTTTCTTTCAACACAGGACTGAGCTGGAGTATTTTGCCTTTTGCAGACAGTGAGTCTCAGGGCACCTTTTTGGTGGGACACCCATACTGAGTTTTCCACTCCACGGAGACCTGAGACTTCTGAATACCAAGAGAAAAGACAGAGATCGAAAGGAAGGGTTCAGTCCTTGAATTCCTGTTTAAACTCCATGATGCCAAAGGGATTAGATACATTGCCAAAAGCTTAAGCAACTGAGCAAAAAATAAAGCTGAATTAGAAATGAtacagggagagaagaagagttgGGTCAGCAGGTAGGAGTTAGTGGGTTCACCCCATCTCTTTAGCTTCCCTAAGGCCTCTTGGAGGATATCTTTTCCTCTCCTTACTCCACGTCTGCATCACCTGCCTCTGTCCAGGCTCCGTGGCAGCATCAGCAAAGGCAAGGCAGCCAGGGAGGGCTGCTGAGAACTGAGGTTCCAAAATAGGGAAAGTAGAAGGGGAGGGCTTGGTTCTCAAACTACTTcagt
The DNA window shown above is from Symphalangus syndactylus isolate Jambi chromosome 19, NHGRI_mSymSyn1-v2.1_pri, whole genome shotgun sequence and carries:
- the MT1HL1 gene encoding metallothionein 1H-like protein 1, with translation MFHCLFSSHLGTPVSPRLASDPNCSCAAGGSCACAGSCKCKKCKCTSCKKSCCSCCPLVCAKCAQGCICKGALEKCSCCA